In Geminocystis sp. NIES-3709, a single genomic region encodes these proteins:
- the trxA gene encoding thioredoxin: MSEVTEVKEADFKEVVLDSELPVLVDFWAPWCGPCRMVAPVVEEIAQQYEGKVKVVKLNTDENPQIASQYGIRSIPTLMVFKGGQKLEMVVGAVPKTTLSNTLEKHL, translated from the coding sequence ATGTCGGAAGTGACAGAAGTCAAAGAAGCGGATTTTAAAGAAGTAGTTTTAGATAGTGAATTACCTGTATTGGTAGATTTTTGGGCTCCTTGGTGTGGCCCTTGTCGTATGGTAGCTCCCGTAGTCGAAGAAATCGCGCAACAATACGAAGGTAAGGTTAAAGTAGTCAAACTAAACACCGACGAAAATCCTCAAATTGCTAGTCAGTATGGGATTCGTAGTATTCCTACTCTGATGGTTTTTAAAGGTGGCCAAAAATTAGAAATGGTGGTGGGTGCAGTACCTAAAACTACTCTATCTAATACATTGGAAAAGCACCTTTAA
- a CDS encoding AraC family transcriptional regulator, whose product MEKNLQNLPSLKDLSRQLFINECKLKSGFKQLFKTTIYGYLHHKRMVYAHSLLTQKKMKVTDVAHMCGYASLPSFSKAFKKYFGVNPKFDRIKK is encoded by the coding sequence ATGGAGAAAAATTTACAGAATCTACCTAGTTTAAAAGACTTATCTCGACAATTATTTATCAATGAATGTAAATTAAAATCAGGTTTTAAGCAATTATTTAAAACAACAATTTATGGTTATTTACACCATAAAAGAATGGTCTATGCTCACAGTTTATTAACACAAAAAAAGATGAAAGTAACAGATGTTGCTCATATGTGCGGTTATGCTAGTTTACCTTCTTTTTCTAAGGCTTTTAAAAAATATTTTGGGGTTAATCCTAAGTTCGATCGAATCAAAAAATAG